A stretch of DNA from Candidatus Neomarinimicrobiota bacterium:
GGAGATGATGATCAATACACCGGAGTCCTTCCTGGACAGGAACCAGGTACCGAAGTTCTTTATTGGGTCTCCGTAGAGTTTTCAACAGGTGATATTTACGAGAGCGAGGCTTCTTCTTATTCCATTTTTGAGGCAGTTGAACCCATGTTGTTTGTATATGATACGGATGATTTAGGCGTTGGAGTGGCCAAGTATTACTATAATGTGACTCTCGCTGACACCTTCTATAATAATTTTGATACCTGGGATCCAAAATTTGGACCCGTGACAATACAATTAATTAATAATTATGAATTGGTTTATCATGTAATGGGTAGCGGTCCATATAATGATCCTACAACTTATAGCACGATCTATGCTGACTGGCTATCACAGGGCACAGTTGAAGCGCCTCGTCGTCTGTTCATCACTGGTCAGGATTACGGTATAATCTCAGGCTTTGCTGATACGACATTCCCAGCAGGTGTTTTTGAGAACATGTATCTTGGTGTTGAAACTCTGGGACCCCAGGATATTGGTTATGACCCCTGGGGTTCAATTGCCGATCCTTATGCAGTTGACGCTGTTGCCGGTGATCCTTTAGCTGGACATCTCGCAGCATTTGAAGGAGATAGTCTGCAGTTGTATCATGACCCTTTTGGAGAACTGGGTTTTGGAAACTGGATCGATAATCTGACACCATCTTCAGGGACTGTATGTTTCACCGATCCCGGCATGAGTGATGCGGCCGTTGCTGTCTACAATGAAGGTCCCGGTTGGAAGACAGCCTTCTGGACAATTGATCCACTGGCATTAAGCTTTTATAGTCCAATAGATATTTCAAGTATGTACCATTGGGGTCTCAATGTTAATGGTGGTCCGGTCGCCGCAACCTTTGATTGGTTTGGTCCGCCAAACTACAGCACTGTTGGTCTTGAAGAAGGCATAGTTGTACCTGCTACTTCAAAACTGCAAGCCAACTATCCAAATCCCTTCAACCCGGTGACATCAATTGCTTATGAACTAGGTAATGCTGCAGATGTCAACATTACTGTTTACAACATGCTGGGGCAGGAGGTAGGCATATTGGTGGCTGATTTTCAAGCCGCTGGAGCTTACACCGTTCAGTGGAACGGAATTGATCACTCTGGTCATTCAGTAGCTTCAGGTCTGTATTTTTACATCATGCGGACTGAGGGATTTAGTGCAACGAAGAAGATGATGTTGCTCAAGTAATTCACCTGCCCGGGCTTTTAAGTCGGGGTTTAATTCAACAAACAAACAGGGGATTAAGATTTCCCATTGTCGTCTGGAGGACGTAGATGGGCTCAAAAAGTCTGGACTAAAGTCCTTCATATTTTAATGTTTCAAGACCCCCGCCCTAAAGGACGGGGTAATGAAAAGCCTAATTGTACCTCTGCGGTCTCAGTGATCTTTGCGGTTAAATATGCTTAAACAACTTTCCTGGTTTAGTGCCGATGCCTGAGTTCATCGAAGCTAGAGGAAGACTCTTCTTTGAGACCGGACATTTCGAGAACCTCAATGTCCTTGATCCTGGCTGGTGGAAGTGTGTTGCATTTATAAATATATCGAATTACCATCACGACATCATTTGCTAACAATGACCTGGAGGGGGCCTGTTGCAATTTCTGCTTAAAAGATTGGCACTATTCTCAGTTTTCAGCATGACTGTCTTCGCCCAGGACTTCGCCCTGTCTAATACGAATGGCCTCACTCTCAACAGTAATGTTGGTGGTTGGTCAGGTGATTACTTCTCAGAGCTGTACATACCTCCTGCTGATGGCCAGGCCAATTCAATTGAGTTTAATATGTCAGACCTACCTGAAGTTGAGGGTGGGAGTATGTCAGTTGCCATCTATGCCGCCAACTACCCCTGGGATGAGATCGATGAGGAGTTGATAGCGGACGAAGCACCTGGTTCCTGGCTGGGCTATTATGAGGATAACGGCATCTACGATATCGCTGGAAACAACTGGGTGTTTGGTGGGATCAATGATCTGGATGATGCTGATACCAGCTACCAGTATGATCCCCTGGGGGAGCAACTCTGGCCTGAAACTGGCATGGTCCAGATACCCGTCTACCCCAATGTTGATGACGAAGCCATGGTGACTCTCGACCTGGAAAACTCTGAATTTGGGCCTTTCAATTTTGAAAGGGACGAGGCATTTATCGTCGTTGTTAAACTTGGTGGTTTTGAGGTTCAATCAGACGGTCCTGAATATCGAGTTGGCTTTCTATCTGCCCATTCCACACATGACCCCCCACCCTGTTTGAAGTTTTACAATACGATCTCTGCACCAAATGGTCGCACGGGCATAAATGATTGGGGCTGGCATATTCGATCATATGTCTGGGACTGGTCAGTGTATGTAGGCTTTGTGTGTACACCCTATTTATTTATTCAACTAGAGGCCTTACCCACAACTCTTTCAACTGAGAACCGTCTTGTGAGTGTAGAAATATCAGACCAGAACCCTAGCGGTACAGACGATTTCCTTGATTCAGTTTCCCTGGTATATAAGGTGAATGATACCCCTGCAGAACCGATTGAGATGTCTGGTTCAAACAACGAGTATACCGCCTCAATTCCTGGTCAGAACCCAGAGAGCACAATTGAGTATTGGGTGGAAGTCATCGATATAGAAGGGGGTCAGCACACCAGTAATGTGGAGTCATATTATATCTTTGCTCCAGTTGAAGCAACACTTCTCGTTTATGATACGGACGATAATATGGGCGAAGAATGGCGCTATATGGAGGGTCTTGACTCATCATTTAGTCAGCACTATGATCTCTGGGAGGCCACCCTTGGGCCGGTTTCCAGCGAGCTGGTAATTAACTATTCAACTATTTATCATGTTATGGGCAGCGGACCCTTTAATGATGCAACAGGTTATGCCCACGTTTATCGTGGCTGGCTAGCTAGCGGGACAGTGGATAACCAGCACTGTCTCATGTTTAGTGGTCAGGATTATGGTGTGATCTCAGGTTTTGCAGACTCATCAATGAGTTCCAGCACTTTTGAAGGACGTTATCTTGGTGTTGAGACACTTGGACCGCAAGATATTAACTATGATGGAACTCCTGAATCTTATCTGGGGCCATATGCTGTTGATGCAGTGGCTGGTGATCAATTGACCGGGCAACTGGCATCCTTTGCGGGGAATAACCTACAATTATTCTATGAGCCCCACCGTGAGCTGGGATTCGACAATTGGATTGATAACCTTACTCCTTATCCCACGGCTACTGTTTGTCTCACCGATCCAAACCAGAATAACGCAGCTGTGGCTGTGTATAATTCGGGTCCCGGCTGGAAAACCTCGTTTTGGGCTCTGGACCCCCTTGGTTTGAATTATTACAATCCCGCAGACACCGTGAGCTCCTACACTTCAGCGGTTGATGCTGTGGGGAATCCTGTGGCAAATATCTTTGAGTGGTTTAGAGGAGCTATTACGATCACCTCTCTGGACGAACCTGAGATTCCAACTATGGCAAAACTGCATGCTGCCTACCCCAACCCATTCAATCCAGTGACAAGCATTGGGTATGAGTTGAATGGAGCCACTGATGTAAATATCACGGTTTACAATATGCTGGGACAGGAAGTGGCCACATTGGTTGCTGGTTTCCAGATTGCTGGCGCCTATACAGTTCAGTGGGGAGGTGTTGACCATGCTGGTCATTCAGTTTCTTCAGGGCTGTATTTCTACACCATGCGAACTGAGGGATTTTGTGCAACGAAGAAGATGATGTTGCTCAAATAAGGGTTTGAAACTTGGAACTTGTGACCTGTGACTTTCGACTTTCGACGAGCCTATACCTGTTAGCAGCGAGCGGATTTACGTTTTTTCCCTACTGCACCGCGGGTAATCACTTTGTTTACATATTCTGTAGCCAGGGGGACTTTGCAGGCGGTACTGCCCAACGTCACATCCACCGTGCCTATCTTTTCTCCAACTGCAAGAGCTTCGTCGGTGAGTGCTTCGATATAGGAGCCCACTGCGATAACAAATGAGTTCATGGCGAAGCGGACCCGATTCTGGGCGGAGTGGATCTGTTCACCCACCTGATGCAAAAGCTTGCGATACATCTCAATATCCAGCTCTTCATCTTTATGAATGGCTGCGTATGACGACAAGGTGCCCCAACCAGCATCGGCCACTCCTTCCAGATCGGATTCAATCCATTTGAGTCCCAGTTCAAACCCAAAAGGGGTTTCTGAAGCAACCCAGGGTACGGTATATTCGCTGAGATAATACCAATAGGCCTGATCAACCCATGTTTCCAACTGGGCCTTAGTGATCTTGGTTTCATCTGCCATGAGACCAGCCAGATACATAGCGTCTGAATTGCCTGTGGCGTATAACTCAAGTGAAAGCTCATGATTCTTTTTGGTCTTTTTCAGGATTTTCTTCAAATCAGCTACCTTCACACCAAAGAAGGGTTCCTTGGCCCCATGATTCATGAGTGTGTTTTTGGTTCGCTCATCTCCATAGGCTTCCAATTCTTTCATCACATCATTTATATCCATGAGGATTCTCCTGTATTTTTATTTAAGGACCTATTATGTCACTTATCTGTCAATATTTCCAGCCCTTTCTTCACCTGCCCGTCTTGATACGAGAAGACCTTCAGCATTGACAATTAACGCTCATCTATTAAAATAAGTGGTTCCCAATCAACCACCATCAAACAGCTCCTCCTCTGGGGGACGCTTAACTACAAGGAGAGAAGCATGAAATATTTAACCCTGCTGGTCTGTTGCCTGGCACTGTTAGGCTGTGAAGACGAGGCTGAAGACAAAGTTCTCAGCGATGAGGTTTTAGGTGACTGGAGCATCACCAACATGGGTGAGTATGCCAATGCCGATTGCTCCGGTGATCTGGACTATACCGGCTGGGCGCTGGCTATTGCTTTTGGCGTTAGCATGGATTACACCTTTAATGCAGATGGAACCGTTGACATTTCAACCTCTGCTTTTGGAATGACTGACACAGAAACCCTCACCTGGGAAGTCGACGGAGACCAGCTTTGCATAGAAGGTGAATGTGAGACCGTTGACCTTAGCGGAGACACTTTCACCATTGTTACCAGCACAGATGCCTATTGTGAGGACGCTGACGGTGAAGAAGTTGATGGTGTTGACATGACAGCCTGTGAAGCCGCTGGAAATGATTGGTATGCGGCTGCCTGTTACGAATTGACAGCCACAAGACAATAGCCCACATAAAGAATTATTTATTATCGCTTTAAGAGGTGATCGGCTGAGAGGTCGGTCACCTCTTTTGTATTTGCGCCCCACTGGCGACTGAGCCGGTCCAGAGATGGCCCCCATTAACTGGACATTTTGATAGGCTTTGCCTAAAGGCTACGACCTCAGAAGCAAGCTCAAAGTCCAAGACAGTAGATGCTCAGTTGATGTTGATCTTCACTGTTTTATCAATTTTGTTGGACGCCGTTCCCACATAGATCAGGTAGTCCCCTTTTTCCAGATTCCAGTCAGAGATGGATTCATCATAAAAGGCAAGATCGTTTACGTCGATTGATAATTGGACTGATGCATTTTTACCGCTGGTCAGGTGGATCTTCTGAAAAGCTTTCAGCTCCTTCTCGGCCCGTTCCACCTTTGAGTTTGTTTTCCCCACATAAATTTGAACCACTTCTGAGCCAGCAGTTTTGCCCGTATTGGAAACTTTGCAGGAAATATTGATGGTTCCACCTGCTTCATAGGATTTCTTATCGGTCTTTATATTGGAAAGCTTGAACGAGGTATATGACATCCCATATCCAAAGGCAAACAGGGGTTTGATATTCTGGGTATCATGCCAGCGATATCCAACCAGAATATCCTCTTTATAATACTGGTTTTTACCATCCCCGGGATAGGAAAGCTCACCAAAAGAATGAGCCGCATTATCGCTCAGCTTCACCGGGAATGAGAATGGCAGTTTCCCCGAGGGATTCACATCGCCACTGATAACATCAGCGATAGCGTGGCCCGCTTCACTACCCAGATACCAGGCCTGGATCAACCCCTTAACTTTGGGCAACCAGGGCATCTCAACGGCATTACCACTCACCAGAATGACACCAATATTCTTATTGGTTTTGATCAGTTTTGTCAAGAGCTCGTCCTGACCAAAATCCAGGGTCATATCCTGGCGATCCCCACCTTCACAGTCCTGTCCATGATTCTTATTGAGTCCACCGAAGAAGAGAACGATATCAGCTTTCGCTGCGATTTTGACAGCAGCTTTTTGCAGGGAGTCTGCATCCATGGTTGATGGGATGACACGACCATACTGGGAAGGACCTGCGGCATATCCCTGGGAGTGGAGAATGGTTGCCTTGCTAAATCTTTCCTGCAAACCCCGTAAGGGAGAAATTTCATCTTTGGGCTTTAATGCGGAAGAACCACCACCAGGTGTCATGGGTCGCGTGGCGTTTTCACCGATGACAGCGATGGTCATTTTCTTGTCTGGATTGATTGGGAAGAAGGATTTATCGTTTTTTAATAGAACGATTCCCTCTCCAGCAACTTTACGGGCCACCTCTATATGTTCCGGATTGTTCATTCTACCCAGGGGACGGTTAGACTTCATATTCGTACGAAACATCAATCGCAGAATTCGACGAACTTTGTCGTCCAGGACGTCCTCTTTCAGCTCATCATTTTGAATCATTTCACGAAATGGTTTGGCCAGGAAATAATAGTCATATGCGTTTTCACTTGAAGTCGTCAGGCCATCTGTGCCTGTGCCCATTTCAATATCAAGCCCAAACAGAGCTGCCTCTTTTGTATCGTGGGCAGAACCCCAGTCAGAAACCAGAACACCATCAAAACCCCATTCGCCTTTGAGAATACCGTTGATGAGCTGCTCATGATGGGTGGTGTGTTGTCCGCGAAACTGGTTATAGGCACCCATGACCGACCAAACCCCTGCTTCTGTCACAGCGGCCTTGTAGGCCGGGAGATAAATTTCATGCAGGGCACGATCACTGACTTCCACATTGATGTGTCCCCGCCACTGCTCCTGGTTGTTCAAGGCATAATGCTTCAGGCAGGCTGAGACGCCGTTTTGCTGAATCCCCTTGATATAGGGAACGACCATGGTGGCTGCCAGAAGGGGATCTTCTCCCATATACTCAAAGTTCCGACCGTTAAGAGGTGTGCGATAAATATTTACCCCAGGGCCTAGTAAAATGTCTTTTTTGCGATAACGAGCTTCCTCGCCGAGAGCGACTCCATATTGGCCAGCCAGCACAGGATTAAAGGTGGCGGCGAGACTGGTTAAAGCCGGAAAGGCGGTGATAGAGTCATTCGTCCAGCCTGCCGGGGACCAACTGTCCCAGCTAATTTCCTCCCTGACGCCATGGGGACCATCTGACATCCAGATCTCAGGAATGCCAAGACGTGGCACACCTGGCGAGCTGAATTTTGATTGGGCGTGGGTCATGGCGATTTTTTCGTCCAGGGTTAGTTGCTTGAGGATGTCCTCGATTTGGGCATCCATATCACTTGCCGTGAGTTGGACCCCTATTAAAAGGACCAGCAGAACAACAACGAATCTTCTCATGTGAATTCTCTCCCTGAAGCGTTTTTAGGCTGAAGGTTTCCTTACCATTTGCGCGACGGTTTCAATATGGGTGGTGTGGGGAAACATATCCACGGGCTGGACACTGACCAGTTCATAGTCTGTCTCGCAAAATAATTTCAAGTCTCTGGCCAGGGTGGAGGGATTGCAGGAGACATAGACCAACTTCTGGGGTCCAACTTTCAGTATATCATCCACTACCTTTTGATGGAGACCTGCGCGTGGGGGATCTACCACTATCACATCTGCTGGCTCAATGCGATCTACGTTTTGTGAAAGGACATCCTTGAGATCTCCCAGAATGAATTCCACATTTTCAAAGCCCTGGGCCTTGGCATTTCTACGGGCATTCTTTACCGAGCTGGCAATCAATTCAAAGCCGTACACTTTTTTGGCCTGCTTGGCCAGAAAGAGAGCGATGGTTCCCGTGCCGCAATACAGATCATAGACCACTTCCCCGCCTTTTAGGTCTGTTCCTTTCAGGGCTTCAGCATATAGCACTTCAGCTTGAAGGGTGTTGGTCTGGAAAAAGGAATTGGCAGAAATCTCAAATTCGGACTCGCCCAATCGATCGCTTATGTGACCAGGACCGTGGAGGAAAACCTCGGTTTCACCCACAGCAACATCAGACAATCTGGAGGTAATGCTATTAATCAGCGTGGTAATCTGTGGAAATTTGGACATAATGGTATTTTTGAAAATCTGCATATGTTCTTTTTCGTAGGTCTTGGTAACCAGATTTACCATGATCTCATCGGTGTGCTCGCCATAACGCAGGACCAGGTTCCGTGCCCAGCCCACATGGGTTTTATTATTGTAGGCTTCCCAGCCATGTTCCTTGGCAAAAGCGAATACAAAATTCATGATTTCATTCATGATGGGCTTTTGGAGATAACAGGTTTCGATATGGACAATCTTATCAAAGCGTCCCGGGATATGCTGACCCAGCCCCAGGGGCTCGTCCACATCATCGGGATGATTGCGCCAGGGACTTGGAGTAAATGTAAACTCCATTTTGTTTCGGTAGTGAAAGGCTGTCGGCGAGGGTAAAGCTGTGGGAACCTCAAAATCGATGAAGCCACCGACGCGTTGAACCAGGTCACGAACCTGTCGGGTCTTTTCCAGTAACTGATCATCATATTCCAGGTTCTGAAGACGACAACCACCACAGGTACCAAAGGCAGGGCACTTGGCTTCAATCTCGTTGGGGGCTTTTTTCAAAATCTCCAGGGGATAGGCTTCGGCAAAGCTCTTTTTCTTTTTAACAATACGGGCCAGAACTTTCTGTCCCGGAATGGTGCGTTCGACAAAGATGGCGAGTCCGTCTACCTTGGCAACACCCTTGCCGCCGAAGGCCAGGCTTTCAATTTCCAACTCAATACTGTCACCCTTTTTTACAACTCTCTGTTCTGCATCATTCATGTCGTAATTCCCATCTAGTTAATATCGTCGCAGGATAGACTACCATGGGTATTTCACCAAGGTGATTTATGGGTTAAAAAGGATATTCTATCAAGCATGAGAGAGCAGGCAGACCCTCCTTTTTGTCTTTGCGAGGGAAGTATGACCGAAGCAATCTCGGAGTTCTTGGGCAAATATGGTATGGAGATCGCCACGTCCTATCGCGAAGACTTGACAAGCACGACTTTGGACATTCAACAACAATCCGTCACCGTGAACCCGTCTAGGGGTGACTGACTATGGAAGGAGTACCTCGTCCACAATACCAACGATAACCGAGCGCAGGGGTGCATTAGAATCGCCCACAATTTGCCGGGCGCCATTGCCTTCATCCAACATGAGCACGGTTTCCCCCACGCCTGCATCAACCCTATCGATACAGATAAGATATTTCCCCGTGGGTTTCAGGTAGGCATCCAGTTTATCGACAACCAACAGACGTTTGCTATCGTAGAATTCATGATTAATAGTGGAGTGAATGGTTCCGCAGACTTTTCCCAGGATCATAAGCACTCCAAGATAAGTCTATGATTTTTCGTCATTGCGAGGAAGCCCGTCGACCAAGTCGGGGTGACGTGGCACTCTCGAGGCCGAGATCGCCGCGGTCGTTTCCCTCCCTCGAGATGACTATCAATGATTAACGCACTGATCGGTTGCATCGCCATTTTCTATGAGTCCTTCTGGATTTGGATGTCATCCACAATGCCGACCACAGCATGGTCTACAGGGACAAACCAGGGATCGCAGAGCAATGCCGCTTCACGGGAACTTTCATAATAGATCAACTCTCCAGGTCCACACATTCTGGTGGGGTCTGCTGCAACCATGGGTTCACCTTCAGGGACCTGATGTTTGTCCAGGGGTTGCACCATAAGCATGGGGACGCCCTCCAGACCATCATAAATCATAGCTGGCGTCAAGGTTCCAATGACTTTACCCAGGAGCATTATTCAGCTCCGGCTAATTTTGACAGATCAGATTTGGAAAAATAGGTGGAGGCATCGATCTGTTTGGCCAATTCTGGATCAATCAGGGGAATAATACTCTGGGACAGTATGTTTTCAGGATTCTCAACGGCTTTTTCTGAGATATTGATGGCCATTTCCACATCTTCCACCTTGCCAGCATAGATGGCAATGGATTTGCCACCGAGATCATCAGCCAATCGTAATTCAACCAGTTCAACCTCAGCGCCCTTCATGGCAGCATCTGAACTTTGGAGAATGGCAGCGACAGTGGACACTTCCATAACCGACAAGGCTTCTGACCCGCAGGTCAACCTCTTGCCCAAACAAGCCTGATAAACACTTTCGTGGATATCCGGAAGAAATACAGCATCAAGCAGATGGTCCTGACCTTTACTCATCCCTTTGGCAAATGCCATCCCTACTGAAGCCACACTACCACCAATGAGAATCAGATATTTACCGTTGTGAACGGTTCCTGACTTCAAAACGGCGATGGGAGCCTCTTTGAGCATGGCATCTGCAGTGAGAATACCAGCTGGAATACTGTCGAGCTCGATAAGAGCCAGTGCGTCTTGTGTTTTCATTAGACGATCCTGAAATTGTCAACCAGCACACAGCGGATGGGACGGGCAAAGGAATGAGGTCCTGTGAGTCCATCACCGGTGGGACTGGCGATTGAAAAAGAAGTATAGCCCTCACCGCCATAGCCTAAACCAGCCAGGGTGGGGCCATTTTTAACAAAGATGCTGCAACCCATTACCCGGGCCATACGACTCAGGTTATTGATGTTTTGTGAGTGGATGACTGCAGTATGACGGAAATTATGTTCAGCAGCTTTGGCCAGGTCAATAGCCTGGTCAACATTGGGGACTCTTGCCAGTGGCAGCACAGGCATCAGCTGTTCGGTCCAAATCAAAGGATGACCAACAGATACAGGCATAATAGCAATACGGACATCATCAGCTACCTGCATACCGATTTTGGAAAGGATATATTGAATATTTTTACCGATCATCTCTTTATTCATGACGCCGGGTTTGCGCATGCCATTGGTCTTCTCGAAGATCACTTTTTCCAGCTGATTGACTTCGTGAGATTTTAGTACAACTGCTCCATGACGGGGAAAAGCGGCCAGGAGTTGATCTGCTACAGACTCAACCACAAAGACTTCCTTCTCCAGTACACAAATGATTCCATTGTCCATACCGGCACCACGGACAATATCCCTGGCAGCCTGTTCAATATTGGCAGTTTCATCTACAACCACTGGAGGATTGCCCGGGCCGGCACAAAGAGCACGCTTACCGCTGGACATGGCGGCTTTAACGACTGCTTCTCCACCGGTTACAACCAGGAGATCCACGCCCTTGTGGTGCATGAGTTCATTGGCGCTCTGAATTGTTGGCGATGCTACTGTGGTTACCAAATTCGGCGGTCCACCAGCTTCAATGATGGCCTCATTGAGGAGTTCTACATTGAGTATACTGGTTTCCTTGGCCATGGGGTGAACATTAAAGACCACGCCATTTCCTGCAGCCAGCATGCCAATGGTATTGCAGATAATTGTGGAAGTAGGGTTGGTGCTTGGTGTGATTGAGCCAATAACACCATAAGGTGCCCACTCCGTCAAAGTCAGTCCCCGATCACCGGACAAAGCCTTAGGTATCAAGGCTTCAGGACCCTCTGTCTTTTCAGTGACCAGCTGGTTCTTAAGGATTTTGTCCTCAATACGACCCATACCGGTCTCTTGGTGGGCCTTCCGGGCCAGATCTTCACCATGGATCCGCATTTTGGCGCGGATGCTGGCAATGATGGTGACTCTTTGCTCCAAAGTCAGTTTGTTCAGGGCTTCATAAGCCACCCGGGTGGCCTTGACAGCAGCATCTACGGTGGTAAAGACACCATAATGGGTCTGCCCAGTCTGACCCAGGTCTGGAACCACGGGTGCATGCACGACATTCGGGCTCTGACTCGGGTTGAGTAGCGAGGCTACCTTATTTGCTATGAGGTCAACTTGACTATCTGTCAATTTCGACATGTCCTACCTCCGGTTTGTACAATTCCATCTAGTCAACACGTTTCGTCCTTCAGAAAGCAATTTCCGTTGGCGAGGAGCGCCAGCTAAATTGCTTTCATTCTTTGAAACCTGTTTGGCTTCGCGAAAACAGGTTTTTGTGACTCTGCAAGCTTCTAGAGCAGTTCGACAAGCTCAGTGCGACACCTCATATGACGAAACTCGTTTGATGCGTCTTCGCGAGGGAGTGAAACGACTGCGGCGATCTCGGGATCGAGATTGCCACACTCCGCCAGCCTGCGCGAAGCCGCTTCGGCATAGGCAGGCTCGCAATGACGATACAAGAAAAACCGGGGTGTTAATCATCCCGTCCTTTTTTGTATTTGAGTTTGCCATCGATCTCCCAATTGTCAACGATGGCCATGACCACTGCATCGCAGGGTCGGTTCTCGGTAACTTTGGTCTGACGGGCAGAACTTCCACTGGCATACAGAACCATTTCACCGGTTCCAGCACCCATGGCGTCTGCCGCAATGACAAATCCGCCCTTGGCCTTACCATCTATATCGACCTGTTGCAGGGTCAGAAACTTGAGTCCATCCATACTGGGCTCTTTCTGACTGGCCACAACGGTCCCAACAACTTTTGCCAGGATCATGGGATCACCCCTGACTTAGGATCTTTTGGCCAGTTCGGCTTTACCTTCTTTGTTGCGACCGAGAGGTAAAACTGCATCCACATTTGGGTGTGGACGGGCAATGATATGAACGGCAACGATTTCACCCACACGGGCAGCACCGGCACGACCAGCATCACAGGCTGCTTTCACGGCAGCAACATCACCACGGATCACGACGGTTACATAAC
This window harbors:
- the rlmD gene encoding 23S rRNA (uracil(1939)-C(5))-methyltransferase RlmD; this translates as MNDAEQRVVKKGDSIELEIESLAFGGKGVAKVDGLAIFVERTIPGQKVLARIVKKKKSFAEAYPLEILKKAPNEIEAKCPAFGTCGGCRLQNLEYDDQLLEKTRQVRDLVQRVGGFIDFEVPTALPSPTAFHYRNKMEFTFTPSPWRNHPDDVDEPLGLGQHIPGRFDKIVHIETCYLQKPIMNEIMNFVFAFAKEHGWEAYNNKTHVGWARNLVLRYGEHTDEIMVNLVTKTYEKEHMQIFKNTIMSKFPQITTLINSITSRLSDVAVGETEVFLHGPGHISDRLGESEFEISANSFFQTNTLQAEVLYAEALKGTDLKGGEVVYDLYCGTGTIALFLAKQAKKVYGFELIASSVKNARRNAKAQGFENVEFILGDLKDVLSQNVDRIEPADVIVVDPPRAGLHQKVVDDILKVGPQKLVYVSCNPSTLARDLKLFCETDYELVSVQPVDMFPHTTHIETVAQMVRKPSA
- a CDS encoding glycoside hydrolase family 3 C-terminal domain-containing protein, translated to MRRFVVVLLVLLIGVQLTASDMDAQIEDILKQLTLDEKIAMTHAQSKFSSPGVPRLGIPEIWMSDGPHGVREEISWDSWSPAGWTNDSITAFPALTSLAATFNPVLAGQYGVALGEEARYRKKDILLGPGVNIYRTPLNGRNFEYMGEDPLLAATMVVPYIKGIQQNGVSACLKHYALNNQEQWRGHINVEVSDRALHEIYLPAYKAAVTEAGVWSVMGAYNQFRGQHTTHHEQLINGILKGEWGFDGVLVSDWGSAHDTKEAALFGLDIEMGTGTDGLTTSSENAYDYYFLAKPFREMIQNDELKEDVLDDKVRRILRLMFRTNMKSNRPLGRMNNPEHIEVARKVAGEGIVLLKNDKSFFPINPDKKMTIAVIGENATRPMTPGGGSSALKPKDEISPLRGLQERFSKATILHSQGYAAGPSQYGRVIPSTMDADSLQKAAVKIAAKADIVLFFGGLNKNHGQDCEGGDRQDMTLDFGQDELLTKLIKTNKNIGVILVSGNAVEMPWLPKVKGLIQAWYLGSEAGHAIADVISGDVNPSGKLPFSFPVKLSDNAAHSFGELSYPGDGKNQYYKEDILVGYRWHDTQNIKPLFAFGYGMSYTSFKLSNIKTDKKSYEAGGTINISCKVSNTGKTAGSEVVQIYVGKTNSKVERAEKELKAFQKIHLTSGKNASVQLSIDVNDLAFYDESISDWNLEKGDYLIYVGTASNKIDKTVKININ
- a CDS encoding T9SS type A sorting domain-containing protein; this translates as MQFLLKRLALFSVFSMTVFAQDFALSNTNGLTLNSNVGGWSGDYFSELYIPPADGQANSIEFNMSDLPEVEGGSMSVAIYAANYPWDEIDEELIADEAPGSWLGYYEDNGIYDIAGNNWVFGGINDLDDADTSYQYDPLGEQLWPETGMVQIPVYPNVDDEAMVTLDLENSEFGPFNFERDEAFIVVVKLGGFEVQSDGPEYRVGFLSAHSTHDPPPCLKFYNTISAPNGRTGINDWGWHIRSYVWDWSVYVGFVCTPYLFIQLEALPTTLSTENRLVSVEISDQNPSGTDDFLDSVSLVYKVNDTPAEPIEMSGSNNEYTASIPGQNPESTIEYWVEVIDIEGGQHTSNVESYYIFAPVEATLLVYDTDDNMGEEWRYMEGLDSSFSQHYDLWEATLGPVSSELVINYSTIYHVMGSGPFNDATGYAHVYRGWLASGTVDNQHCLMFSGQDYGVISGFADSSMSSSTFEGRYLGVETLGPQDINYDGTPESYLGPYAVDAVAGDQLTGQLASFAGNNLQLFYEPHRELGFDNWIDNLTPYPTATVCLTDPNQNNAAVAVYNSGPGWKTSFWALDPLGLNYYNPADTVSSYTSAVDAVGNPVANIFEWFRGAITITSLDEPEIPTMAKLHAAYPNPFNPVTSIGYELNGATDVNITVYNMLGQEVATLVAGFQIAGAYTVQWGGVDHAGHSVSSGLYFYTMRTEGFCATKKMMLLK
- a CDS encoding EutN/CcmL family microcompartment protein, coding for MILGKVCGTIHSTINHEFYDSKRLLVVDKLDAYLKPTGKYLICIDRVDAGVGETVLMLDEGNGARQIVGDSNAPLRSVIVGIVDEVLLP
- a CDS encoding T9SS type A sorting domain-containing protein, whose amino-acid sequence is MVVKLTGFEDQSDNTEYRMGFRSGPFHHDPQPCLKFYNTISSPDGRTGINDWGWYIRSFVWDWSVNAALTSCCHVRFQVDQLRTTLSTDDRVVNATILSDDPSGNVSVVEARLHYTVNDETFVVSMVGDDDQYTGVLPGQEPGTEVLYWVSVEFSTGDIYESEASSYSIFEAVEPMLFVYDTDDLGVGVAKYYYNVTLADTFYNNFDTWDPKFGPVTIQLINNYELVYHVMGSGPYNDPTTYSTIYADWLSQGTVEAPRRLFITGQDYGIISGFADTTFPAGVFENMYLGVETLGPQDIGYDPWGSIADPYAVDAVAGDPLAGHLAAFEGDSLQLYHDPFGELGFGNWIDNLTPSSGTVCFTDPGMSDAAVAVYNEGPGWKTAFWTIDPLALSFYSPIDISSMYHWGLNVNGGPVAATFDWFGPPNYSTVGLEEGIVVPATSKLQANYPNPFNPVTSIAYELGNAADVNITVYNMLGQEVGILVADFQAAGAYTVQWNGIDHSGHSVASGLYFYIMRTEGFSATKKMMLLK
- a CDS encoding DNA alkylation repair protein, with translation MDINDVMKELEAYGDERTKNTLMNHGAKEPFFGVKVADLKKILKKTKKNHELSLELYATGNSDAMYLAGLMADETKITKAQLETWVDQAYWYYLSEYTVPWVASETPFGFELGLKWIESDLEGVADAGWGTLSSYAAIHKDEELDIEMYRKLLHQVGEQIHSAQNRVRFAMNSFVIAVGSYIEALTDEALAVGEKIGTVDVTLGSTACKVPLATEYVNKVITRGAVGKKRKSARC